A DNA window from Arachis hypogaea cultivar Tifrunner chromosome 18, arahy.Tifrunner.gnm2.J5K5, whole genome shotgun sequence contains the following coding sequences:
- the LOC112771033 gene encoding protein ENHANCED DISEASE RESISTANCE 2 isoform X5 has translation MASTSSATTTDGDAAAAGGRMEGWLYLIRSNRIGLQFSRKRYFVLDGNNLRSFKSSANQFLYWQDPVRSAIVDSCIRVMDNGRESINRKVFFMFTLYNSSNHNDRLKLGASRPEEAARWIQSIHEASLKGAPDTGDEAIGCSKRRWQSFRLSGSSSRCHPNSVDWTASSFDVIAPSPWTIFGCQNGLRLFKEAKDRDSVAKKWDDHPAIMAVGVVDGTSEAVFQTLMSLGPSRSEWDFCFYKGSVVEHLDGHTDIIHKQLYSDWLPWGMKRRDLLLRRYWRREDDGTYVILYHSVFHKKCPPQNGYVRACLKSGGYVVSPVNKGKQSVVKHMLAIDWKSWRSYIKPSSARSITIKMLGRVAALRELLKAKLGNCPPSDYSSGELIRKSGLRLNGGEISSDTEIQAGDEDANDNFDEEVDQTQEERASLVSMNDADDKFYDVLEPSDCDEPENEWMAECSHQKTQKLSTAASFVRRLHDLAVQKRGYVDLHEMAREESISCAYGSTLPKDPTCTLPCSLTETDPSTFLIRGENYLVDGKKVKAKGTLMQLVAADWLRSDRREDDLAGRPGSIVQKYAAQGGPEFFFIINIQGSWIVKQSVGKKACLVGQALEIHYFQGKNYLELGIDIGSSTVARGVVSLVLGYLSHLVIEMAFLVQGNTREELPEFLLGTVRLNHLDASKSVPLKP, from the exons ATGGCAAGTACCAGTAGTGCCACTACCACTGACGGAGATGCCGCCGCCGCCGGAGGAAGAATGGAAGGATGGTTGTATCTCATACGCTCCAACCGTATTGGACTCCAATTCTCACGGAAGCGATACTTCGTTCTCGACGGTAACAACCTCCGCAGCTTCAAATCCTCCGCCAACCAG TTTTTGTATTGGCAGGATCCCGTTAGAAGTGCTATTGTAGATTCCTGCATTCGTGTGATGGATAACGGGAGGGAGAGCATTAACAGAAAA GTGTTCTTCATGTTCACACTGTATAATTCTTCAAATCACAATGATCGATTAAAG TTAGGAGCAAGCCGTCCTGAAGAAGCAGCCAGGTGGATTCAGTCTATTCATGAAGCATCTTTGAAG GGTGCCCCTGATACTGGAGATGAGGCTATAGGTTGTTCTAAGAGGAGATGGCAATCCTTTAG ACTAAGTGGATCTTCTAGTAGATGTCACCCAAATTCTGTAGACTGGACAGCTTCTTCTTTTGACGTTATTGCCCCTTCACCCTGGACAATCTTTGGTTGCCAGAATG GTTTACGACTATTCAAGGAAGCAAAGGACAGAGATTCGGTTGCAAAG AAATGGGATGATCACCCAGCAATAATGGCAGTTGGAGTAGTTGATGGAACTTCAGAAGCCGTTTTCCAGACTCTTATGTCTCTTGGTCCTTCAAGATCAGA ATGGGATTTCTGTTTCTACAAGGGGAGTGTAGTCGAACACCTAGATGGTCACACTGACATTATTCACAAACAGCTATATAGTGATTGGTTGCCTTG GGGAATGAAACGGAGAGATCTCTTGTTGCGACGCTATTGGAGGAGAGAAGATGATGGAACCTATG TTATTCTTTACCACTCTGTGTTTCACAAAAAGTGTCCTCCTCAAAATGGCTACGTTCGTGCCTGCCTTAAAA GTGGAGGTTATGTTGTATCACCAGTGAACAAAGGAAAGCAATCGGTTGTAAAGCATATGCTTGCTATTGATTGGAAGTCATGGAGATCTTATATTAAACCTTCTTCAGCACGTTCCATTACGATTAAAATGCTTGGCAGAGTTGCTG CATTACGGGAGTTATTGAAAGCTAAGCTAGGAAATTGTCCTCCTTCTGATTATTCATCTGGAGAATTGATAAGAAAAAGTGGGCTTCGTCTAAATGGAGGAGAAATAAGCTCTGATACCGAAATTCAGGCTGGAGATGAGGACGCTAATGATAACTTTGATGAAGAAGTAGATCAAACACAAGAAGAGCGTGCAAGCCTTGTTAGTATGAATGATGCAGATGACAAGTTTTACGATGTTCTAGAACCATCGGACTGTGATGAGCCAGAAAATGAATGGATGGCCGAATGTAGTCACCAAAAGACTCAG AAGTTATCAACTGCAGCTAGTTTCGTGAGAAGATTGCATGACCTTGCAG TTCAGAAGAGGGGTTATGTAGACTTGCATGAGATGGCCAGGGAAGAGAGTATCTCATGTGCCTATGGATCCACTCTTCCAAAAGATCCTACTTGTACTTTACCTTGCAGTTTGACAGAAACAGATCCTTCTACATTCCTGATTCGTGGAGAAAATTATCTAGTTGACGGCAAGAAG GTTAAAGCAAAGGGAACCTTGATGCAATTGGTTGCTGCAGATTGGCTGAGATCTGATAGAAGGGAAGATGATCTTGCCGGCCGTCCTGGGAGCATTGTGCAG AAATATGCAGCACAGGGTGGGCCTGAGTTCTTCTTCATTATAAACATTCAG GGTTCATGGATTGTAAAGCAGAGTGTAGGGAAGAAGGCATGCCTAGTTGGTCAAGCATTGGAAATCCACTATTTTCAGGGGAAGAACTATTTGGAG CTTGGGATTGATATTGGATCATCAACTGTCGCAAGAGGTGTGGTGAGTCTTGTCCTTGGGTACCTCAGTCATCTGGTTATTGAGATGGCCTTTTTAGTACAG GGAAATACTCGGGAAGAGCTCCCTGAATTTCTTCTTGGTACCGTCCGGCTTAACCATCTGGATGCTTCAAAATCAGTTCCACTGAAACCATGA